TCCCCGGGGACGACACCCCCATCGTCCGCGTCTCGGCGCTCAAGGCCCTCGAAGGCGACGCCGATGCGGCCCAGGGCGTGCTCGCGCTGATGGACGCCGTCGACTCGTTCGTCCCCGAGCCGGAGCGGGATCTGGACAAGCCGTTCCTCATGCCGATCGAGGACGTGTTCTCGATCACCGGTCGCGGCACCGTCGTCACCGGCAAGGTGGAGCAGGGTGTGATCCACACCGGCGACGAGATCGAGATCGTCGGGATCCGTCCCACCCAGAAGACCACCTGCACCGGCGTCGAGATGTTCCGCAAGCTCCTCGACCAGGGCGAGGCCGGCGACAACGTCGGGCTGCTGCTGCGCGGTATCGACCGCAAGGACATCGAGCGCGGGCAGGTAATAGCGAAGCCCGGGTCGATCACACCGCACACGAAGTTCAAGGCGGAGGCGTATGTGCTGACGAAGGAAGAAGGCGGACGCCATACACCATTCTTCACGGGCTATCGGCCGCAGTTCTACTTTAGAACTACCGATGTTACTGGCGTCGCACATCTGCCGGAAGGGGTCGAAATGGTGATGCCCGGGGACAACATTCAGATGGACATCGAGCTGATTGCGCCGATTGCCATGGAGAAAGGCCTGCGCTTCGCGATTCGTGAAGGCGGCCGCACCGTCGGCGCCGGCACCGTCGCTGAAGTTGTGGAATAGGTCGCATAAGTCCCATAGGTCTCATGAGGCCCATATGGCCGACCGACACATAAAGACCTTTAGGTCCGAGGAAGAAGAACGAGTTAAAGGATTTTAGCTATGCCGCGTGACAATGTTGTGTTGCAGTGCGCCGATTGCAAAAGCCGCAATTACGTAACGACCAAGAACAAGAAGACAACGACTGAGCGTTTGGAGTTCAGTAAGTTCTGCCGCCGTTGCCGCAAGCACACATCGCACAAGGAAACCAAGTAAGGCGCCGGGTTCAGGCGCCGGGTGCCGGAAACAGCCGAAATCTGACACCCGACTACTGACACCCGTTGCAGGGGTATAGTGTCAACGGTTAGCACGTCGGTCTCCAAAACCGAAAGTCCGGGTTCGAATCCTGGTACCCCTGCCAGACACCGGTAAAAAGTTTGAGTAAGGAGAGCAGTGGCGACACGGAAAGAGGACGACGACGAAATGGGGATGGCCGAGCCGCCGCCGGCGCGCGACACCTCCGTCGAAAAACCGATCGGTACTCCACGCCCGCGCGCAGCCGCATTTGGCGAGGGCGCTGAAGGACGAGCGGTACGACGCGAGCGTGGACTCGCCGGCCCGCGCACGGGTTTCTTCCAGCGGACGTCTCAATTCCTCCGCGACACCCGCGCCGAAATGCGTCGCGTTTCGTGGCCGACGCTGGTGATGGTGCGGAACACGACGTTGATCACCCTGGTTGCTGTGGTCTTCTTCGCGATTTATCTGTTTGCGGTCGACCGCATCTGGACATTTCTGATTGATAACCTGCGCAAGTCGCTGGGAGGCTGAAAACGATCTTATGAAGCAGTGGTTCATTCTTCATACGTATTCCGGGCACGAGAAGAAGGTTTGCGAAAGCCTGAAAGCTCGTGTGGCGGGCACGCCTCTGGAAGCCGCGATTAGTGAAGTGCTGGTTCCGACGGAAACCGTCGTCGAGATGCGCGGCAACAAACGGATTGAGTCGTCGCGCATGTTCTATCCCGGATACGTGCTGATCGAAATCGATTGCGACGATAAGGGCCATATTCCTGACGATGTCTTTCATACGATTCGTTCGACACCGAAGGTGACCGGCTTTGTGGGCGGCCAACACCCGACACCGCTGACCGCCGAGGAAGTCGATCAAATTGTGAATCAGCAGGCCGCGGCCGCTGAGAAGCCAAAGCCGAAGTTCTCGTACGCGGCGGGCGAAACAGTGCGCATCAAATCGGGTCCGTTCCAAAGCTTCACCGGCAAGGTTGAGGAAGTTAACGAAGAGAAATCCACTTTGAAGGTGACCGTCACGATCTTCGGACGTTCGACGCCGGTTGAGCTTAATTTCCTGGATGTGGAGAAGGTTACCTTTACGGAAGAAGAGTAATGGCAAAGAAGATTTCAGGTTACATCAAGTTGCAGGTTCCGGCCGGTAAAGCTAATCCGGCGCCCCCGATTGGCCCGGCGTTGGGCCAGCACGGCGTGAACATCATGGAATTCTGCAAGGCTTTCAACGCAAAGACCGCGCAGATGGATCCGGACATGAAGATTCCGGTCGTGATTACGGTCTACGCCGATCGCTCGTTCACCTTTGAGACCAAGACGCCGCCGGCAGCCGATCTGCTGAAGAAGGCCGCGGGTATATCAAAAGGCGCCGGCAATCCGAAGAAGGAAAAAGTCGGAAAGATTTCGCGGGCGAAAATTGAAGAGATCGCGAAAACGAAAATGCCCGATCTGAACACGACGAACCTCGAGAGTGCGATTCGCACGATCGAAGGGACGGCCCGGCAGATGGGACTGACGGTGGAATAATTTCGAATTGCGAAATTCAAATTGCGAATTTCGCGGTTGAAGTCTAGAGAGGGAGAAGAAAAAAAGCGCATTTCGAACGCGACTGCAAATTCGCATTTCGCAATCCGAAATTCGCAATTCTTCGTCGGCACCTCGGAGTAAGAAAATGAAAAAGCACGGAAAGAAATATCGCGCCGCCTTAGAGAAGCTCGAAGATGGGCGCAAGTACAATCTGGAAGACGCGGTCAAGAAGCTGAAAGAGATCGCGTTTGCGAAATTTGACGAGACGGTTGAGCTGACGGTGTGGCTGGGCGTGGACCCCCGCAAAGCCGATCAGCTGGTGCGCGGGACCATCGTTTTGCCGCACGGTCTCGGTAAAACCAAGACAGTCGTAGTCATTGCGCAGGGCGACAAGATTCGCGAAGCCGAAGAGGCGGGCGCGGACTTTGTCGGCGGCGAAGACCTGGTAACCAGGATAAAAGGCGGCTGGCTCGAGTTTGACGCCGTGATCGCCACGCCCGACATGATGCGTTTTGTCGGCGGATTGGGAAAGGTGCTCGGCCCGCGCGGTCTGATGCCGAATCCGAAAACCGGCACCGTCACGCCGGACGTGAAGACTGCAATCCGGGAAACTAAAGCCGGCAAGGTTGAGTACCGCGTCGACAAGACCGGGGTGATTCATACGGGTGTCGGCAAGGTCTCGTTCGACGAGCACAAGCTGGTCGAGAACACGCGCGCTTTGATTGACGCCGTGGCGAAGGCGAAACCGTCGACCGCCAAAGGCAAGTACATGAAGAAAGTGAACCTGGCGTCAACCATGAGCCCGGGCATTCTGCTCGATGAAACCGCGTTCGCGAGATAGGAGTTTTGCAATGAAAACAAGGAAACAAAAGCAGGAAGATCTCGACGCGCTGGCTGAACAGTTTAAGAATGCACACGCGGCGATGCTGGTCAGTTTCAAGAAAATGACCGTGGCCAAGGACCAGGAGCTGCGCCGGCAATTGCGCGAAGCAGGCGTCTCTTATTCAGTCGTCAAGAATACTCTGGCGCGCAAGGCAGCAGCCGGAACACCGCTTGAGCCGCTCGCTGATGAATTCAAAGGCGTGACCGGTGTGGCGCTGAGCACGACTGATCCGGTCAGCTTGTCGAAAGCGATTTCAAAATTTACGAAAGCGAACGCTGAGATTTTCAGTTTCAAAGTCGGCCTTGTCGAAGGAAAGGTCCTGGAGCTGAAACAGGTCGAAGCAATCGCAAATCTGCCGTCGCGTGAGGAACTCATCTCGAAGATGCTGTTCCTGATCAACGCGCAGGCGCAAAGACTGGTGACCGTGATTCAGGCGGTGCCGCGCAATCTCGCGGTAGTGATGGATCAGGTGCGTGCCCA
The sequence above is drawn from the Pyrinomonadaceae bacterium genome and encodes:
- a CDS encoding EF-Tu/IF-2/RF-3 family GTPase; the protein is PGDDTPIVRVSALKALEGDADAAQGVLALMDAVDSFVPEPERDLDKPFLMPIEDVFSITGRGTVVTGKVEQGVIHTGDEIEIVGIRPTQKTTCTGVEMFRKLLDQGEAGDNVGLLLRGIDRKDIERGQVIAKPGSITPHTKFKAEAYVLTKEEGGRHTPFFTGYRPQFYFRTTDVTGVAHLPEGVEMVMPGDNIQMDIELIAPIAMEKGLRFAIREGGRTVGAGTVAEVVE
- the rpmG gene encoding 50S ribosomal protein L33, with amino-acid sequence MPRDNVVLQCADCKSRNYVTTKNKKTTTERLEFSKFCRRCRKHTSHKETK
- the secE gene encoding preprotein translocase subunit SecE — its product is MATRKEDDDEMGMAEPPPARDTSVEKPIGTPRPRAAAFGEGAEGRAVRRERGLAGPRTGFFQRTSQFLRDTRAEMRRVSWPTLVMVRNTTLITLVAVVFFAIYLFAVDRIWTFLIDNLRKSLGG
- the nusG gene encoding transcription termination/antitermination protein NusG translates to MKQWFILHTYSGHEKKVCESLKARVAGTPLEAAISEVLVPTETVVEMRGNKRIESSRMFYPGYVLIEIDCDDKGHIPDDVFHTIRSTPKVTGFVGGQHPTPLTAEEVDQIVNQQAAAAEKPKPKFSYAAGETVRIKSGPFQSFTGKVEEVNEEKSTLKVTVTIFGRSTPVELNFLDVEKVTFTEEE
- the rplK gene encoding 50S ribosomal protein L11, with translation MAKKISGYIKLQVPAGKANPAPPIGPALGQHGVNIMEFCKAFNAKTAQMDPDMKIPVVITVYADRSFTFETKTPPAADLLKKAAGISKGAGNPKKEKVGKISRAKIEEIAKTKMPDLNTTNLESAIRTIEGTARQMGLTVE
- the rplA gene encoding 50S ribosomal protein L1; protein product: MKKHGKKYRAALEKLEDGRKYNLEDAVKKLKEIAFAKFDETVELTVWLGVDPRKADQLVRGTIVLPHGLGKTKTVVVIAQGDKIREAEEAGADFVGGEDLVTRIKGGWLEFDAVIATPDMMRFVGGLGKVLGPRGLMPNPKTGTVTPDVKTAIRETKAGKVEYRVDKTGVIHTGVGKVSFDEHKLVENTRALIDAVAKAKPSTAKGKYMKKVNLASTMSPGILLDETAFAR
- the rplJ gene encoding 50S ribosomal protein L10, giving the protein MKTRKQKQEDLDALAEQFKNAHAAMLVSFKKMTVAKDQELRRQLREAGVSYSVVKNTLARKAAAGTPLEPLADEFKGVTGVALSTTDPVSLSKAISKFTKANAEIFSFKVGLVEGKVLELKQVEAIANLPSREELISKMLFLINAQAQRLVTVIQAVPRNLAVVMDQVRAQKETQGA